The following coding sequences are from one Lolium rigidum isolate FL_2022 chromosome 6, APGP_CSIRO_Lrig_0.1, whole genome shotgun sequence window:
- the LOC124661305 gene encoding cytochrome P450 734A6-like — protein sequence MTMVWWWITAAVAALAYMAVKLMEVLWWRPRRVEEHFARQGIRGPPYRFFIGCVREMVALMVAASAKPMPPPYRSHNVLPRVLAFYHHWKKIYGSTFLIWFGPTPRLAVADPDLIREILLSRAEHFDRYESHPMVRQLEGEGLVSLRGEKWAHHRRVLAPTFHMDNLKMLLPFIGRTVVDMVEKWDAMADAVSGDVEIDVSEWFQVVTEDAITRTAFGQSYEDGKAVFKLQTQLMAFASEAFRKVFIPGYRFLPTKKNTSSWKLDKEIRKNLVTLIGRRQEATDDERLQGCAKDLLGLMINAGSKGGRRGQPVSPITVNDIVEECKTFFFAGKQTTSNLLTWITVVLAMHPEWQERARQEVLDVCGAHDIPCREQLAKLKTLGMILNETLRLYPPAVATVRRAKSDVVLGGRYHIPRDTELLIPIMAVHHDARLWGPDATEFNPARFADGVARAAKHPSAFIPFGLGSRMCIGQNLALLETKLTVAIILQRFDFRLSPKYLHAPTVLMLLHPQYGAPVIFRSRSLQTSSDHHAEATPV from the exons ATGACGATGGTCTGGTGGTGGATCACCGCGGCCGTGGCGGCCctggcgtacatggcggtgaagCTGATGGAGGTGCTGTGGTGGCGGCCGCGGCGTGTGGAGGAGCACTTCGCGCGGCAGGGGATCAGAGGACCCCCATACCGGTTCTTCATCGGCTGCGTCCGGGAGATGGTGGCGCTCATGGTGGCCGCCTCCGCCAAGCCAATGCCGCCCCCTTACCGCTCCCACAACGTGCTCCCCCGCGTCCTCGCCTTCTACCACCACTGGAAGAAAATCTATG GTTCCACGTTCCTCATCTGGTTCGGCCCGACACCACGCCTCGCCGTCGCTGACCCGGACCTCATCAGGGAGATCCTCCTCTCACGCGCCGAGCACTTCGACCGCTACGAGTCGCACCCCATGGTGCGGCAGCTGGAGGGCGAGGGGCTCGTCAGCCTGCGCGGCGAGAAGTGGGCGCACCACCGCAGGGTGCTCGCGCCCACCTTCCACATGGACAACCTCAAG ATGCTGCTGCCGTTCATCGGGAGGACGGTCGTGGACATGGTGGAGAAGTGGGACGCCATGGCCGACGCCGTGTCAGGCGACGTCGAGATCGACGTGTCCGAGTGGTTCCAGGTAGTGACGGAGGACGCCATCACGCGCACGGCCTTCGGCCAGAGCTACGAGGACGGGAAGGCCGTGTTCAAGCTCCAGACGCAGCTCATGGCCTTCGCCTCCGAGGCATTCCGCAAGGTCTTCATCCCTGGATACAG GTTCTTGCCGACCAAGAAGAACACGAGCTCGTGGAAGCTGGACAAGGAGATCAGGAAGAACCTGGTGACGCTCATCGGCCGGCGGCAGGAGGCCACAGACGACGAGAGGCTCCAAGGGTGCGCCAAGGACCTCCTCGGCCTCATGATCAACGCCGGCAGCAAAGGCGGCAGGAGAGGACAGCCGGTCAGCCCCATCACCGTGAACGACATCGTGGAGGAGTGCAAgaccttcttcttcgccggcaaGCAGACCACGTCGAACCTCCTGACGTGGATCACCGTCGTGCTCGCCATGCACCCGGAGTGGCAGGAGCGGGCCCGGCAGGAGGTCCTCGACGTCTGCGGCGCCCACGACATCCCCTGCCGCGAGCAGCTCGCCAAGCTCAAGACT CTCGGCATGATCCTGAACGAGACGTTGCGGCTGTACCCTCCGGCAGTGGCGACTGTGCGCCGGGCGAAGTCCGACGTGGTGCTCGGCGGCCGGTACCACATCCCGCGAGACACGGAGCTGCTGATCCCGATCATGGCCGTGCACCACGACGCGCGGCTTTGGGGGCCAGACGcgacggagttcaacccggcgcgGTTCGCGGACGGCGTGGCGCGGGCGGCCAAGCACCCGTCGGCGTTCATACCCTTCGGGCTGGGCTCGCGGATGTGCATCGGCCAGAACCTGGCACTCCTGGAGACCAAGCTCACGGTGGCCATCATCCTCCAGCGGTTTGATTTCCGGCTGTCGCCCAAGTACCTCCACGCTCCGACGGTGCTGATGCTCCTCCACCCACAGTACGGCGCGCCCGTGATCTTCCGATCCCGGTCGCTCCAGACGTCCTCCGATCATCACGCGGAGGCGACGCCTGTGTAA